From Cannabis sativa cultivar Pink pepper isolate KNU-18-1 chromosome 8, ASM2916894v1, whole genome shotgun sequence, a single genomic window includes:
- the LOC115698798 gene encoding 2-oxoglutarate-dependent dioxygenase DAO: MENNDEVINIVMEESDNSKSNIPVIDMREFEDLLDSEKAYQKLREACEEWGCFRIINHGIPTPLMSEMKTVVRSLLDLPEEIKQRNTDVVTGSGYMAPSLMNPLYEGLGLYDFGSLEALNSFFDQLDASSYQRDVIEKYAKGVHEMAMDMGRKLAKSLGVKKIDPLKEWVCQFRINKYNFSPESVGSSGVQLHTDSGFLTVLQEDENVSGLEIMNKNGDFVPIEPCPGTLLLNLGDVAKAWSNGRFCNVKHRVQCKEASIRVSIASFLLGPKNGTVEIPQELVDDEHPCLYKPFIYEEYRSLRLSEKLHTGEALQFIETHNIA, encoded by the exons atggagaatAATGATGAAGTGATTAATATTGTAATGGAAGAGAGTGATAATAGTAAGAGTAATATTCCAGTGATTGATATGAGAGAGTTTGAAGACTTATTAGATTCAGAAAAAGCTTACCAGAAACTGAGGGAAGCTTGTGAGGAATGGGGTTGTTTCAGGATCATCAACCATGGAATTCCCACACCTCTAATGTCTGAAATGAAGACTGTTGTTCGTTCTCTGCTTGATCTCCCCGAAGAGATTAAGCAGAGAAACACTGACGTCGTAACCGGAAGCGGTTACATGGCGCCGTCTCTAATGAATCCTCTTTATGAGGGTTTAGGCCTCTATGATTTTGGTTCACTAGAGGCCCTTAATTCATTTTTTGACCAATTGGATGCCTCATCTTAtcaaag aGATGTAATTGAAAAGTATGCTAAAGGAGTACATGAGATGGCCATGGACATGGGAAGAAAATTAGCAAAGAGCCTTggtgtaaaaaaaattgatccaCTTAAGGAATGGGTTTGCCAATTCAGAATAAACAAGTACAATTTCAGCCCTGAATCAGTGGGATCTTCTGGGGTTCAATTACACACAGATTCTGGTTTCTTGACTGTTCTACAAGAAGATGAAAATGTTAGTGGACTTGAGATCATGAACAAAAATGGTGATTTTGTGCCTATTGAGCCATGCCCAGGAACTCTATTACTCAATCTTGGTGATGTTGCTAAGGCATGGAGCAATGGGAGATTCTGCAATGTGAAACATAGAGTACAATGCAAAGAAGCATCAATTAGagtatcaatagcttcatttcTTTTGGGACCCAAAAATGGAACAGTGGAAATTCCTCAAGAGCTTGTAGATGATGAACATCCTTGTCTCTATAAACCTTTCATTTATGAAGAGTACAGGAGTCTCAGATTATCCGAGAAATTGCATACTGGTGAAGCTCTTCAATTCATAGAAACTCACAATATTGCCTAG